In the Ensifer adhaerens genome, one interval contains:
- a CDS encoding alpha/beta hydrolase family protein, with protein sequence MPLLQFIPAAAFLLGLAASAQADDVGVREIDVAAPKRERRLAVTVWYPAKAGGKPVLVGDNRIFEGSPAWKNAPLRQGRYPLVVLSHGSGGRVEAMSWLATDLAAAGFIVAGPNHPGTTSGDSTPANTPKLWERTADLAALIDVFTRDPQWSAAIDPERIAVLGFSLGGSTAMEISGARASLDAYADYCDSYGKWDCAWFVGGRGYVGDAPVDVDKLDLRTVDKARFEQSNRDSRVKSAVLVDPGLAQAYVEDSLKAIAIPMHFINLGNKETVPLAVASEPLAALTPKGSYATVAGADHFSFLPICKEGAAELLETFGEVDPICGTTERPRADIHAEISKLTREALQKTLADR encoded by the coding sequence ATGCCCCTCCTCCAGTTCATTCCCGCCGCCGCCTTCCTTCTGGGCCTGGCCGCGTCGGCGCAAGCCGATGATGTCGGCGTCCGCGAGATCGACGTTGCCGCACCCAAGCGGGAACGCCGACTCGCCGTCACCGTCTGGTATCCCGCCAAAGCCGGGGGTAAGCCGGTGCTTGTCGGCGACAACCGTATCTTCGAGGGATCGCCCGCATGGAAGAACGCCCCCTTGCGCCAGGGCCGATATCCGCTGGTGGTTCTGTCCCATGGTTCGGGGGGCCGCGTCGAGGCGATGAGTTGGCTTGCAACCGACCTTGCAGCGGCCGGCTTCATCGTCGCCGGCCCCAACCATCCCGGCACCACCAGCGGCGATTCGACGCCCGCCAACACGCCGAAGCTTTGGGAGCGGACGGCCGACCTCGCAGCATTGATCGACGTGTTCACCCGGGATCCGCAATGGAGCGCTGCAATCGACCCCGAGCGGATCGCCGTCCTCGGATTCTCTCTCGGCGGCTCGACCGCCATGGAGATTTCAGGGGCAAGAGCAAGCCTCGATGCCTATGCCGACTACTGCGACAGCTACGGCAAGTGGGATTGTGCCTGGTTCGTCGGCGGCAGAGGCTATGTCGGAGATGCGCCGGTCGACGTCGACAAGCTCGATCTTCGCACCGTCGACAAGGCGCGCTTCGAGCAGTCGAACCGGGACTCCCGGGTCAAATCCGCGGTACTCGTCGACCCCGGCCTTGCCCAGGCCTATGTGGAAGACAGTCTCAAGGCGATCGCGATCCCGATGCATTTCATCAATCTCGGCAACAAGGAGACAGTCCCGCTTGCCGTCGCCTCCGAGCCGCTGGCGGCGCTGACGCCGAAGGGCTCCTATGCCACGGTCGCCGGAGCGGACCACTTCAGCTTCCTGCCGATTTGCAAGGAGGGCGCCGCGGAGTTGCTCGAGACGTTCGGCGAAGTCGATCCAATCTGCGGCACGACGGAAAGGCCGCGCGCCGATATTCATGCCGAGATCAGCAAGCTGACGCGCGAGGCCCTGCAGAAAACACTGGCGGATCGATAG
- a CDS encoding helix-turn-helix domain-containing protein gives MIFLPLPFVVALLLLILLAFMLHGDEPARRNWPFFALVGLCALQSVIVGLRWGYDVAALKFALPLLASGVPPLVLASFHSLIRKDERSVAAAGWVHVAPTIGMLVPVLLAPRYIDFALIVEYVGYALALLNLARVGTDALDEARFEGAAAAHRALLIAAFSLCLSALFDLAILLDFEWTRGANIGLIVSNANLLGLLFIGLTAMVADRARALPAAGAVADEDPVATPQDREILDRIDQLLVGQKLARDENLTLSRLARRAGLPARQISTAVNRLAGKNVSQYINDFRIAEACRLLRETDMSVTTAMLESGFQTKSNFNREFRRVTSLSPGSWREQNREETPDREGEAIIGTGYP, from the coding sequence TTGATCTTCCTGCCGCTCCCGTTCGTCGTCGCCTTGCTGCTTCTCATCCTGCTTGCGTTCATGCTGCATGGCGACGAGCCGGCGCGGCGCAACTGGCCGTTCTTCGCCCTGGTAGGGCTGTGTGCACTCCAGTCGGTGATCGTCGGGCTGCGCTGGGGCTATGACGTCGCGGCGTTGAAATTTGCACTGCCGTTGCTCGCAAGCGGCGTACCGCCGCTGGTGCTTGCAAGTTTCCACAGCCTGATCCGCAAAGACGAGCGAAGCGTTGCTGCGGCGGGGTGGGTCCATGTGGCACCGACGATCGGTATGCTCGTGCCCGTCCTGCTTGCGCCGCGCTACATCGATTTCGCCTTGATCGTCGAATATGTCGGATATGCGCTGGCGCTCCTGAACCTGGCGCGCGTCGGTACGGATGCGCTGGACGAAGCGCGTTTCGAAGGTGCGGCCGCGGCGCACCGCGCCCTGCTCATTGCCGCGTTCTCGCTCTGCCTGTCGGCACTTTTCGATCTTGCGATCCTTCTGGATTTCGAATGGACGAGGGGAGCGAATATCGGCCTCATCGTCAGCAACGCGAATTTGCTGGGCCTGCTTTTCATCGGGCTGACAGCCATGGTCGCGGACCGTGCGCGTGCGCTTCCGGCCGCCGGCGCAGTCGCCGATGAGGATCCAGTTGCAACGCCGCAGGATCGCGAAATTCTCGACAGGATCGATCAACTGCTCGTCGGCCAGAAACTGGCCCGCGACGAAAACCTCACCTTGTCGCGTCTGGCGCGGCGCGCGGGCCTGCCCGCCCGGCAGATATCGACCGCCGTCAATCGGCTGGCGGGCAAGAACGTCTCGCAATACATCAACGATTTCAGGATCGCCGAGGCCTGCCGGCTGCTTCGGGAGACGGACATGTCGGTGACGACCGCGATGCTCGAATCCGGCTTTCAGACGAAGTCGAATTTCAATCGCGAATTCCGTCGGGTGACGTCTCTCAGCCCTGGATCCTGGCGCGAGCAAAACCGGGAAGAAACGCCGGACCGAGAAGGTGAGGCGATCATCGGCACGGGCTATCCCTGA
- a CDS encoding citrate synthase, which yields MQSINMHTLWITAEEALAKLGSKRQTLYANVSRGRIRAKPDPADPRRSLYQADDVNRLAERHAGRRQAAVVAAGAIRWGEPVLQTTISSIAGGRLFYRGRDAIELGGDATLEDIATLLWQSSETVTIPAGDRGGDQSRLAATFACLAARIEGDLPALGRRPAILKAEAADVLASVAAGLAPSPERMPLHQRLALGWGRPEAAEPIRKCLVLTAEHELNVSAFAARVTASSGAALSAATLSGLATLTGPRHGGAWLSVTRLAEQAAANGVREAIRGMLSSEGVVRAFGHRLYPDGDPRAKAIMKSFEVPALYTTLAEAGEELLGEPANLDFSLAALAATYDLPEDAPLVIFALARTVGWLAHAMEQVESGELIRPRAHYAGS from the coding sequence ATGCAATCGATCAACATGCACACACTCTGGATCACCGCCGAAGAGGCGCTCGCCAAGCTCGGCAGCAAACGGCAGACGCTCTATGCCAATGTCAGCCGCGGGCGCATTCGCGCCAAACCCGACCCGGCAGACCCGCGCCGCAGCCTGTATCAGGCCGACGACGTCAACCGGCTGGCCGAACGCCACGCCGGACGGCGGCAGGCGGCGGTCGTCGCCGCCGGGGCGATCCGCTGGGGCGAGCCGGTTCTGCAAACGACGATATCCAGCATTGCCGGCGGGCGGCTCTTCTATCGTGGCCGCGATGCCATCGAACTCGGCGGCGACGCAACGCTGGAGGATATAGCGACGCTGCTTTGGCAGTCGTCCGAGACGGTGACCATTCCCGCTGGCGATCGTGGCGGCGACCAATCGCGCCTGGCGGCAACGTTCGCGTGCCTGGCCGCACGGATCGAAGGCGACTTGCCGGCGCTCGGCCGTCGGCCGGCCATATTGAAGGCAGAGGCGGCTGATGTGCTTGCGAGCGTCGCAGCAGGACTGGCGCCGTCGCCGGAGCGGATGCCGCTGCATCAGCGGCTGGCGCTCGGCTGGGGACGGCCGGAAGCGGCCGAGCCCATCCGCAAATGCCTGGTACTGACCGCAGAACACGAACTCAACGTTTCGGCCTTCGCAGCCCGTGTCACGGCCTCCTCGGGTGCAGCACTTTCCGCCGCCACGCTTTCAGGCCTTGCCACCCTTACCGGGCCGCGTCACGGCGGCGCCTGGCTCAGCGTCACACGCCTGGCCGAGCAAGCGGCCGCAAACGGTGTGCGCGAAGCGATCCGGGGAATGCTCTCCTCGGAGGGCGTGGTCCGGGCCTTTGGCCACCGGCTCTATCCGGATGGCGATCCACGCGCGAAAGCGATCATGAAGAGCTTCGAGGTACCGGCCCTCTATACCACTTTGGCAGAAGCTGGCGAGGAACTGCTTGGAGAGCCGGCCAATCTCGACTTTTCACTGGCCGCCCTTGCAGCGACATACGACCTTCCCGAAGACGCACCCCTCGTCATCTTCGCGCTCGCACGCACCGTCGGCTGGCTCGCGCATGCCATGGAGCAGGTCGAGAGCGGCGAACTGATCCGCCCCCGCGCGCACTACGCCGGCTCCTAG
- a CDS encoding citrate synthase/methylcitrate synthase: MKNGLEDVVAAETQLSHVNGEAGQLIIRGVSLDRLVGHASYEDIVALLFGGLLGPTPDRAELARRLGEKRAEVFAHVRAIDDALLGLPPVDIMRALIARLLDGDDLGTALGLLAASAVFLPAALRLKRGESPVAPTPALSQSADILAMLGAKAPSKEQVAALDAYLVTISDHGLNASTFASRVVASTKAGLTSSVLAAIGALKGPLHGGAPGPVLDMLDAIGTPENAETWLSDALDHGERLMGFGHRVYRVRDPRADALKGALKRLIVAHPANRDRIQLAEAVERSALAILKVRKPDRPLDVNVEFYTALLLDALNFPREAFTGVFAIGRTVGWIAHAREQALEGRLIRPRSLYVGPLPQQAA; encoded by the coding sequence ATGAAGAACGGACTTGAAGACGTCGTCGCCGCCGAAACGCAGCTCTCCCATGTTAACGGCGAGGCCGGGCAGTTGATCATCCGTGGCGTGTCGCTCGACCGCCTGGTCGGTCACGCCAGCTATGAGGATATCGTGGCACTATTGTTCGGCGGGCTGCTGGGGCCGACGCCGGATCGGGCCGAGCTTGCCAGGCGCCTCGGTGAGAAGCGGGCCGAAGTGTTCGCCCATGTTCGCGCCATCGACGATGCACTGTTGGGGTTGCCGCCCGTCGACATCATGCGCGCGCTGATCGCCCGCCTCCTGGATGGGGACGACCTCGGGACGGCGCTGGGCTTGCTGGCCGCCTCGGCCGTCTTCCTTCCGGCCGCGCTTCGCCTGAAGAGGGGTGAAAGCCCGGTCGCGCCGACGCCGGCGTTGTCGCAGTCTGCCGATATCCTGGCGATGCTCGGCGCAAAGGCACCGAGCAAGGAGCAAGTGGCGGCCCTCGACGCCTACCTCGTGACGATTTCGGACCATGGCCTCAACGCCTCGACCTTCGCCTCGCGCGTGGTCGCCTCCACCAAGGCCGGTCTTACCTCGTCGGTGCTTGCCGCCATCGGCGCGCTCAAAGGGCCGCTCCACGGCGGTGCACCCGGGCCGGTGCTCGACATGCTCGACGCGATCGGAACGCCGGAGAATGCGGAAACCTGGCTTTCTGACGCGCTCGACCACGGCGAACGGCTGATGGGCTTTGGTCATCGTGTCTACCGCGTTCGCGATCCCCGCGCCGATGCGCTGAAGGGCGCGCTGAAACGACTGATCGTCGCGCATCCGGCGAACCGCGATCGCATCCAGCTGGCGGAAGCGGTCGAGCGATCGGCGCTCGCCATCCTCAAGGTGCGCAAGCCTGACCGCCCGCTCGACGTCAACGTCGAGTTCTACACGGCGCTGCTGCTCGACGCGCTGAACTTCCCGCGCGAGGCGTTCACAGGTGTCTTCGCGATCGGCCGGACGGTCGGCTGGATCGCCCACGCCCGCGAGCAGGCGCTGGAAGGTCGGCTTATCCGGCCGCGTTCGCTCTATGTCGGGCCGCTGCCGCAGCAAGCGGCCTGA
- a CDS encoding transcriptional regulator, with amino-acid sequence MFASRALRLPKQLEQIALVALAKPELVAFGSARSIALACAVSPTTVARFATVLGFDDFRDLKAFFQQHLRNARMVSVG; translated from the coding sequence ATGTTTGCGTCCAGAGCCCTCAGGCTGCCGAAACAGCTCGAGCAGATCGCTCTGGTCGCGCTGGCGAAGCCGGAGCTCGTCGCCTTCGGCAGCGCCCGCTCGATCGCGCTCGCCTGCGCCGTTTCGCCGACGACGGTCGCCCGTTTTGCGACGGTCCTTGGCTTTGATGACTTCCGCGACCTGAAGGCGTTCTTTCAACAACACCTGCGAAATGCGCGGATGGTGTCGGTCGGCTGA
- a CDS encoding ABC transporter substrate-binding protein yields MRWMKCFKAAAMAGVAFAATPAAAAEVSIFCSSAGAELELCQSASEAWAKETGNTVKINKMPANWGEALPLYQQLLAGKSGDVDVLTLDNIWVGTLAPHLVDLREKVPADEISAHFESSLADATINGKLLAMPWFVDAGLMFYRKDLLEKYGKGEPKTWQELTETAKFIQDKERAGGSPDMWGYVWQGRAYEGLTCDALEWVSSFGGGNFIAPDGTITANNPEAVKALDLARSWIGNISPEGVLNYDEEGSRGVFEAGNSVFHRNWSYVWGTTQAEDSSLRGKIGVMALPVGAEGQKSSGCYGAGLLGVSKYADDVDAAVSLVRYLTGAKEQKRRALQAYSPTLKALYEDKDILAANPSLAFAEKAYAESASRPSQVTGASYNRVSQRIFNGVHNVLSGKESAADALAKVSSDLERLKARGW; encoded by the coding sequence ATGCGTTGGATGAAGTGCTTCAAGGCGGCCGCCATGGCCGGTGTCGCATTTGCCGCAACTCCGGCGGCTGCAGCCGAGGTGTCTATTTTCTGCAGCTCGGCCGGTGCCGAGCTCGAACTTTGCCAATCGGCCTCAGAGGCCTGGGCCAAGGAAACCGGCAACACCGTAAAGATCAACAAGATGCCTGCGAACTGGGGCGAGGCGCTGCCGCTCTACCAGCAGCTGCTCGCCGGAAAGTCCGGTGACGTCGACGTTCTGACGCTCGACAACATCTGGGTCGGAACGCTGGCGCCGCACCTGGTCGACCTTCGCGAGAAGGTTCCGGCCGATGAAATCTCCGCCCATTTCGAATCCTCGCTTGCGGACGCGACCATCAACGGAAAGCTGCTGGCAATGCCGTGGTTCGTCGATGCCGGCCTGATGTTCTATCGCAAGGATCTCCTGGAAAAATACGGCAAGGGCGAACCGAAAACCTGGCAGGAGCTGACCGAAACGGCGAAGTTCATCCAGGACAAGGAACGCGCCGGCGGCAGCCCCGACATGTGGGGTTATGTCTGGCAGGGCCGCGCCTATGAGGGGCTGACCTGCGACGCGCTCGAATGGGTTTCCTCCTTCGGCGGCGGCAATTTCATTGCGCCCGACGGTACGATCACCGCCAACAATCCCGAGGCCGTAAAGGCGCTCGATCTCGCCCGCTCGTGGATCGGTAACATCAGCCCCGAGGGCGTGCTGAACTATGACGAGGAAGGCTCGCGCGGCGTCTTTGAGGCCGGCAACTCCGTCTTCCACCGCAACTGGAGCTATGTCTGGGGCACGACCCAGGCTGAGGACTCCTCGCTTCGCGGCAAGATCGGCGTCATGGCGCTGCCGGTCGGGGCGGAAGGCCAGAAATCGAGCGGCTGCTATGGTGCGGGTCTGCTCGGTGTTTCCAAATATGCCGACGATGTGGATGCGGCTGTCAGCCTGGTGCGTTACCTCACCGGCGCGAAAGAACAGAAGCGCCGCGCGCTGCAGGCCTATAGCCCGACCTTGAAGGCGCTTTACGAGGACAAGGACATCCTCGCCGCCAATCCGTCGCTCGCCTTTGCCGAAAAGGCCTATGCCGAAAGTGCCTCGCGGCCGTCACAGGTGACCGGCGCCTCCTACAACCGCGTTTCGCAGCGGATCTTCAACGGCGTGCACAATGTGCTGAGCGGCAAGGAAAGTGCTGCGGATGCGCTCGCCAAGGTCAGCAGCGATCTAGAGCGGCTGAAGGCGCGGGGCTGGTAA
- a CDS encoding sugar phosphate isomerase/epimerase family protein, which produces MNIAIAPCCWGIYWPQGNDLGWTDYLDRIHAAGYRHTELGPYGYFSTHAKVLSSELARRDLKVVAAAHVHTLADASTWPVLEEKAQAICKLLADIGGTHFILMDESEFYPKDRMGVVDEAGWCAMIDQTNRAATIARSHGLQFSFHPHVGTCVELEEQIERLLADTDPDLVGLCLDTGHHAYWKADPIVFYRRHRDRINSVHLKNVDGAFRERVLSEHIHSDRAFEEGIMTDLDRGVVDIAAFVSALRETGYDGPLVVEQDLALNHPDTPEAIARRNHDFVSKLLANGAGA; this is translated from the coding sequence GTGAATATTGCGATCGCACCGTGCTGCTGGGGCATCTATTGGCCCCAGGGGAATGATCTCGGCTGGACCGACTATCTCGACCGCATCCATGCGGCCGGCTACCGGCACACCGAACTCGGCCCCTATGGCTACTTCTCCACGCACGCCAAGGTGCTTTCGTCCGAGCTGGCGCGCCGCGACCTCAAGGTCGTCGCGGCCGCGCATGTGCATACGCTTGCCGATGCATCCACCTGGCCGGTGCTTGAGGAAAAGGCGCAGGCGATCTGCAAGCTGCTCGCTGACATCGGCGGCACGCATTTCATCCTGATGGACGAGTCGGAATTCTATCCGAAGGACCGCATGGGTGTCGTCGACGAGGCCGGCTGGTGCGCGATGATCGACCAGACGAACCGCGCGGCGACGATCGCGCGCAGCCACGGGCTGCAGTTCAGTTTCCACCCGCATGTCGGCACCTGCGTCGAGCTAGAGGAGCAGATCGAGCGGCTGCTTGCCGATACCGATCCCGATCTCGTCGGGCTCTGCCTCGATACCGGCCACCATGCCTATTGGAAGGCCGACCCGATCGTCTTCTATCGGCGCCACCGCGACCGCATCAATTCGGTGCATCTGAAGAATGTCGACGGTGCCTTCCGCGAACGGGTGCTTTCCGAACACATCCATTCGGACCGCGCCTTCGAAGAGGGCATCATGACCGATCTCGATCGCGGCGTCGTCGATATCGCCGCCTTCGTGTCAGCGCTGCGCGAGACCGGCTACGACGGTCCGCTGGTCGTCGAGCAGGATCTGGCGCTGAACCATCCCGATACGCCGGAAGCGATCGCCCGGCGCAACCATGACTTCGTCTCGAAACTTCTTGCGAACGGGGCCGGCGCATGA
- a CDS encoding 6-phosphogluconolactonase — MKIEIHDTPAAIGERLAERIIAGIRQASAAGRNYVLGCPGGRSPLPVYESLGHRLAGEPVDCSRLIIVMMDEYLRPAEGGGFVPPPSEAHYSCRGFGEREIVGRINAALPNHFRIPSENFWMPDIAAPGGYDQRIAAAGGIDLFLLASGAGDGHIAFNPPGSARDSRTRIVALAEQTRRDNLATFPDFSGIDDVPSHGMTIGIGSIAEQSKAVAMIVWGQGKRHAFHSLTTARAYDPSWPATIAVECRSAELYADADAAREWGAR; from the coding sequence ATGAAGATCGAAATCCACGATACGCCGGCCGCCATCGGCGAGCGCCTGGCGGAACGGATCATTGCCGGTATCCGGCAAGCGAGTGCTGCGGGCCGCAACTACGTTCTCGGCTGCCCGGGCGGGCGCAGTCCGCTGCCGGTCTATGAGTCACTCGGACACCGTCTTGCCGGCGAGCCCGTCGATTGTTCGCGGCTGATCATCGTGATGATGGACGAATATCTGCGTCCCGCTGAAGGTGGTGGCTTCGTCCCGCCGCCGTCCGAGGCGCATTATTCCTGCCGCGGCTTCGGCGAACGCGAGATCGTTGGTCGCATCAACGCGGCCCTGCCGAACCACTTCCGCATTCCATCCGAAAACTTCTGGATGCCGGATATCGCGGCACCTGGCGGCTACGATCAGCGCATCGCTGCCGCCGGCGGTATCGATCTTTTCCTGCTCGCCTCCGGCGCCGGTGATGGCCACATCGCCTTCAACCCGCCGGGCTCTGCCCGCGACAGCCGCACCCGCATCGTTGCCCTTGCCGAACAGACGCGGCGCGACAATCTTGCGACTTTCCCGGATTTCTCAGGCATCGACGACGTGCCCTCGCATGGGATGACGATCGGCATCGGCTCGATCGCCGAACAGTCGAAAGCCGTCGCGATGATCGTCTGGGGTCAGGGCAAACGCCACGCCTTCCATAGCCTGACGACTGCGCGCGCCTATGATCCGAGCTGGCCGGCAACCATCGCCGTCGAATGCCGGAGCGCCGAACTCTACGCCGATGCCGACGCTGCCCGCGAATGGGGAGCGCGGTGA
- a CDS encoding ROK family protein translates to MGLHAIGIDVGGTKTKACLVRLADGAVIAERTEPTPCQQGGAAVLDLVASLAETIRHEGKALDVEATGLGVCLPELVTGRGEPASAWNFDWRGLDYHDRLGGFGPLHIDSDVRAAAFAEGWIGAGRGIDPFVYVTISTGLSHSLVIGGTPYAGARGFAIHFSGSDLVAFSGEGQDQAVRHNLELFASGKALGERYGRMIGRPDASALQLFEAEGDDPQAARMVADGLLSLASYLGQLVNTLDPAVLILGGGIGGDPSVNARLAALTRPFIWADDARDMPIVPSLLGDAACAIGVAALANRTANQTVRQ, encoded by the coding sequence ATGGGCCTGCACGCCATCGGTATCGACGTCGGGGGAACGAAGACCAAGGCTTGCCTTGTCCGTCTCGCCGACGGGGCGGTGATCGCCGAGCGCACCGAGCCGACGCCTTGCCAGCAGGGCGGTGCTGCCGTGCTGGACCTGGTGGCCTCGCTCGCCGAGACCATTCGCCACGAAGGTAAAGCGCTTGATGTCGAGGCGACGGGTCTCGGCGTCTGCCTGCCGGAACTGGTGACCGGCAGAGGCGAGCCGGCCTCTGCCTGGAATTTCGACTGGCGCGGCCTCGACTATCACGATCGTCTCGGCGGTTTCGGGCCGCTGCATATCGACAGCGACGTGCGCGCCGCCGCCTTCGCCGAAGGCTGGATTGGCGCAGGCCGCGGTATCGATCCTTTCGTCTACGTGACCATTTCCACCGGGCTCTCGCATTCGCTGGTCATCGGCGGAACGCCCTATGCGGGTGCCCGCGGCTTCGCCATCCATTTCTCCGGCAGCGATCTCGTCGCTTTCTCGGGCGAAGGGCAGGACCAGGCGGTTCGCCACAACCTCGAGCTTTTTGCGAGCGGCAAGGCCTTGGGCGAGCGTTATGGCCGCATGATTGGCCGACCGGACGCAAGCGCGCTGCAGCTCTTTGAAGCCGAAGGTGACGACCCGCAGGCGGCGCGGATGGTGGCCGACGGTCTCCTGTCGCTCGCCTCCTATCTCGGCCAGCTCGTCAACACGCTCGATCCGGCCGTGCTCATTCTCGGCGGCGGCATCGGCGGCGACCCATCGGTCAATGCGCGGCTCGCCGCGCTGACGCGGCCGTTCATCTGGGCCGATGACGCGCGCGACATGCCGATCGTTCCAAGCCTCCTCGGTGATGCGGCCTGCGCCATCGGCGTGGCCGCGCTTGCAAACAGGACTGCCAACCAGACGGTGCGCCAATGA
- a CDS encoding ABC transporter ATP-binding protein, whose amino-acid sequence MSGIALTNVVKRFGALTVIDKVNLSVAEGEFVVFVGPSGCGKSTLLRMIAGLEEITDGELQIGGARMNETAPARRGIAMVFQSYALYPHMSVERNLGFALETARLAGGEIKERVAKVARFLKIEHLLARRPAQLSGGQQQRVAIGRALVRSQKLFLFDEPLSNLDADLRMEMRVEIARIHRELKATTVYVTHDQLEAMTLADRIVVLKDGRISQVGTPMELYERPANKFVASFIGAPRMNFLAGTLANDAGGSRLEVLDVPHGLRNLGYEGEVSVGIRPEDLILGGGDIRLPATVQLVEPLGGEALVHARIGNGQSLVLKVQGKPDLKPNADITVGWLTSKAHIFGADDMALSAKGA is encoded by the coding sequence ATGAGTGGAATTGCCCTTACCAATGTCGTCAAGCGTTTCGGTGCGCTGACCGTGATCGACAAGGTCAACCTTTCGGTCGCAGAAGGCGAATTCGTCGTCTTCGTCGGTCCCTCCGGATGCGGGAAGTCGACGCTTTTGCGCATGATCGCCGGGCTCGAGGAAATCACCGACGGCGAGTTGCAGATCGGCGGAGCGCGGATGAACGAGACGGCGCCGGCACGCCGCGGCATCGCCATGGTGTTCCAGTCCTACGCGCTCTATCCGCATATGAGCGTCGAGCGCAATCTCGGCTTCGCGCTGGAGACGGCGCGGCTTGCCGGCGGCGAAATCAAGGAGCGTGTGGCGAAGGTTGCCCGCTTCCTGAAGATCGAACATCTGCTCGCGCGTCGCCCGGCGCAGCTCTCTGGCGGCCAGCAGCAGCGCGTCGCGATCGGCCGCGCGCTCGTCCGGTCGCAGAAACTGTTCCTGTTCGATGAGCCGCTGTCCAACCTCGACGCCGATCTGCGCATGGAGATGCGGGTGGAGATCGCTCGCATCCATCGCGAGCTGAAAGCCACCACCGTCTACGTCACCCACGACCAGCTCGAAGCCATGACGCTGGCGGATCGCATCGTCGTCCTGAAGGACGGCCGCATCTCGCAGGTCGGCACGCCAATGGAACTTTACGAGCGCCCGGCCAACAAGTTCGTCGCCAGCTTCATCGGTGCGCCGCGCATGAATTTTCTTGCCGGGACGCTTGCCAATGACGCCGGCGGAAGCCGTCTCGAAGTGCTCGATGTCCCGCACGGCCTTCGGAACTTGGGTTACGAGGGCGAAGTCAGCGTCGGCATCCGGCCCGAAGACCTCATCCTCGGCGGCGGCGATATCCGCCTGCCGGCAACCGTGCAGCTTGTCGAGCCGCTCGGTGGCGAAGCTCTGGTTCACGCGCGCATTGGCAACGGCCAGTCGCTGGTTCTCAAGGTGCAGGGCAAGCCCGATCTCAAGCCGAACGCCGACATCACCGTCGGCTGGCTCACGTCGAAGGCGCATATTTTCGGTGCCGACGACATGGCGCTCTCGGCCAAGGGAGCGTGA
- a CDS encoding carbohydrate ABC transporter permease: MAGSRSTGLRQARVRTAWLFLAPSLLVLTGVALWPLGRTFLFSFTDALLTEPDFYSYVGFDNYYALFEDPLWWQSVRNTLYFTVISVTIETVLGLTIALLLNSHIAGRGMMRAIILIPWSIPVVVSARMWQWMLHDQFGIVNHVLKLAGVIESGVAWTANSALVMPVIIAVDVWITTPFMVLLILAGLTMLPRGIYEAASIDGVSAWKQFTSLTLPLLAPSIAVAVLFRLLDALRMFDLSYVLSSNSDDTKTVSIYAREVLVNFQDMGVGSAASTAVFLMIALVTAIYVTVFRLNRRLMGV, translated from the coding sequence ATGGCGGGTTCAAGATCAACAGGACTGCGGCAGGCGCGCGTTCGCACCGCCTGGCTGTTTCTCGCGCCAAGCCTGCTTGTCCTCACCGGCGTGGCGCTCTGGCCGCTCGGCCGCACCTTCCTCTTTTCCTTCACCGACGCCCTGCTCACCGAGCCGGACTTCTACAGCTATGTCGGTTTCGACAACTACTATGCGCTGTTCGAGGATCCGCTCTGGTGGCAGTCGGTCCGCAACACGCTCTATTTCACCGTCATCTCCGTCACGATCGAGACGGTGCTCGGCCTGACGATCGCGCTGCTCCTGAATTCTCATATTGCCGGGCGCGGCATGATGCGGGCGATCATCCTGATCCCCTGGTCGATCCCGGTCGTCGTCAGCGCGCGCATGTGGCAATGGATGCTGCACGACCAGTTCGGCATCGTGAACCACGTTTTGAAGCTTGCCGGCGTGATTGAGAGTGGGGTCGCGTGGACCGCCAATTCGGCGCTGGTAATGCCCGTGATCATTGCCGTCGACGTCTGGATCACCACGCCGTTCATGGTGCTCCTGATCCTTGCGGGCCTGACGATGCTGCCGCGCGGCATCTACGAGGCGGCTTCGATCGACGGTGTGTCGGCATGGAAGCAGTTCACCTCGCTGACCCTTCCGCTGCTGGCTCCCAGCATCGCCGTTGCCGTGCTCTTCCGCCTGCTCGACGCGCTGCGCATGTTCGATCTGAGCTATGTGCTGTCCTCCAACAGCGACGACACCAAGACGGTCTCGATCTATGCCCGCGAAGTGCTCGTCAACTTCCAGGACATGGGCGTCGGCTCGGCCGCCAGCACTGCCGTCTTCCTGATGATCGCGCTGGTGACGGCGATCTACGTCACCGTCTTCCGTCTCAATCGCCGCCTCATGGGAGTTTGA